One genomic region from Vitis riparia cultivar Riparia Gloire de Montpellier isolate 1030 chromosome 17, EGFV_Vit.rip_1.0, whole genome shotgun sequence encodes:
- the LOC117905046 gene encoding protein TAPETUM DETERMINANT 1, with amino-acid sequence MRAFSNRPFSVVAATFLFFLVLLLASHTALQHGNGSEKSRLMGYITLSVPHRKLLHRALVEPNRIWGEKCSKADIVINQGPTSPLPSGIPTYTVEIMNVCFTGCDISGIHLSCGWFSSARLINPRIFKRLRYDDCLVNDGRPLTNGGTLSFQYANTFPYPLSVSSVVC; translated from the exons ATGAGAGCTTTCTCCAATCGGCCATTCTCTGTAGTTGCGGCTACATTCCTGTTCTTTCTGGTGCTTCTGCTTGCGTCTCATACAG CTTTGCAACACGGCAATGGTTCCGAGAAGTCAAGGCTGATGGGATACATCACTCTCTCTGTCCCTCATCGCAAGCTTCTTCATCGTG CGCTGGTGGAACCGAACCGAATATGGGGAGAGAAATGTTCCAAGGCTGATATAGTGATCAACCAGGGCCCCACGTCTCCACTCCCTAGCGGCATACCCACCTACACCGTTGAGATCATGAACGTGTGCTTCACCGGCTGTGACATCTCCGGCATCCACCTCAGCTGCGGATGGTTCAGCTCCGCTCGCCTCATCAACCCTCGAATCTTCAAGCGCCTCCGCTACGACGACTGCCTCGTCAACGACGGCAGACCCCTCACCAACGGTGGAACACTGTCGTTTCAGTACGCCAACACCTTTCCTTACCCACTCTCTGTCTCCTCCGTTGTCTGCTGA
- the LOC117904649 gene encoding glutamate-1-semialdehyde 2,1-aminomutase, chloroplastic-like, whose product MASVSGGVALSCPSRLSHRSSSSSRRRHVSSSSVKMAVSVDEKKKSFTLQKSEEAFKIAKELMPGGVNSPVRAFKSVGGQPILIDSVKGSHMWDIDGNEYIDYVGSWGPAIIGHADDEVLAALAETMKKGTSFGAPCLLENILAEMVISAVPSIEMVRFVNSGTEACMGMLRLARAFTGKEKIIKFEGCYHGHADPFLVKAGSGVATLGLPDSPGVPRAATFETLTSPFNDLSTVEKLFEANKGEIAAVILEPVVGNSGFIAPKPDFLNALREITKENGALLVFDEVMTGFRISYGGAQEYFGITPDITTLGKIIGGGLPVGAYGGRREIMELVAPAGPMYQAGTLSGNPLAMTAGIQTLKRLKEPGSYEYLDKITGELIQGILDAGKKAGHAICGGYISGMFGFFFTEGPVYNFGDAKNSDTAKFARFFRGMLEEGVYFAPSQFEAGFTSLAHTPEDIQQTIAAAEKVFRQI is encoded by the exons ATGGCGAGCGTATCTGGAGGAGTGGCTCTCTCATGCCCATCAAGGCTCTCTCACAGATCCTCTTCTTCATCTCGTCGCCGCcatgtctcttcttcttccgtcAAAATGGCAGTTTCAGTTgatgagaagaagaagagtttcactcttcaaaaatctgaagagGCCTTCAAAATCGCTAAG GAGTTGATGCCTGGTGGTGTGAATTCACCTGTTCGTGCCTTCAAATCAGTTGGTGGACAACCTATTTTGATTGATTCTGTCAAGGGCTCTCACATGTGGGACATAGATGGCAATGAATACATTGACTACGTTGGTTCATGGGGGCCAGCAATCATTGGTCATGCTGATGATGAG GTACTGGCAGCCTTGgctgaaacaatgaagaaaggAACAAGCTTTGGTGCCCCTTGTCTTCTGGAGAATATTCTGGCCGAGATGGTTATATCTGCTGTTCCAAGCATAGAGATGGTTCGCTTTGTTAACTCGGGTACTGAAGCATGCATGGGCATGCTCCGCCTAGCCCGTGCCTTCACTGGCAAGGAGAAAATCATAAAGTTTGAGGGTTGCTACCATGGCCATGCTGATCCGTTCCTTGTCAAGGCAGGCAGTGGAGTTGCAACCCTGGGGCTACCTGACTCACCTGGTGTTCCCAGGGCAGCCACCTTTGAAACTCTAACATCACCCTTCAATGACTTATCAACTGTGGAAAAACTCTTCGAGGCAAATAAAGGAGAGATTGCAGCAGTCATCCTTGAACCTGTTGTTGGAAACTCTGGCTTCATAGCTCCCAAACCTGACTTCCTGAATGCTCTCCGAGAAATCACCAAAGAAAATGGTGCTCTCCTTGTCTTTGATGAAGTTATGACAGGTTTCCGCATATCTTATGGTGGTGCCCAGGAATACTTTGGCATTACACCTGATATAACAACACTTGGAAAGATCATCGGTGGTGGCCTGCCTGTTGGTGCATATGGAGGAAGGAGGGAGATCATGGAGTTGGTGGCACCAGCAGGCCCAATGTACCAGGCAGGAACCTTGAGTGGGAACCCATTGGCAATGACAGCAGGCATCCAAACACTAAAGCGGTTGAAGGAGCCAGGATCATACGAATACTTGGATAAAATCACAGGTGAACTTATTCAGGGCATTTTGGATGCTGGAAAAAAGGCTGGGCATGCCATATGTGGTGGGTATATTAGTGGGATGTTTGGGTTTTTCTTCACAGAGGGACCTGTTTACAACTTTGGGGATGCAAAGAATAGTGATACAGCAAAATTTGCAAGGTTTTTTAGGGGAATGCTGGAGGAAGGTGTTTACTTTGCACCTTCCCAGTTTGAGGCTGGGTTTACTAGCTTGGCACATACACCTGAAGATATCCAACAAACGATAGCAGCAGCTGAGAAGGTTTTCCGGCAAATTTAG
- the LOC117904799 gene encoding protein MICRORCHIDIA 7 isoform X2, giving the protein MEDARVKQEIVEFAQALQPNRNDDVSKSVPLIELSSSDSSDSSDSSDSDDNDATVSGRKRFRVSSGLEGVLSKKKKLDGLGIVLPLGFLDPLPPEEPPALVPTAVTSPTAVAQRSSTANRNLVEQSCKLFWKAGEYEGAPGGDFDSSAGGLDHVRVHPKFLHSNATSHKWALGAFAELLDNSLDEICNGATYVNVDMLENKKDGNRMLLIEDNGGGMDPEKMRQCMSLGYSAKSKIANTIGQYGNGFKTSTMRLGADVIVFSRCCGKDGKSPTQSIGLLSYTFLRSTGKEDIVVPMIDYEKGGREWNKMIRSSASDWNKNVETIMQWSPFSSELDLLRQFNFIKEHGTRIIIYNLWEDDPGQLELDFDTDPKDIQIRGVNRDEKNIQMAKQFPNSRHFLTYRHSLRSYASILYLRLPPGFRIILRGKDVEHHNVVNDMMMTQEVTYRPQPSADGVPKDLNMVAVVTIGFVKDAKHHIDVQGFNVYHKNRLIKPFWRLWNAAGSDGRGVIGVLEANFVEPAHDKQGFERTIVLSRLETRLLQMQKTYWTTYCHKIGYAPRRNKKLINESARETSPDYLPQTSSQPKKKVGASSGKTPLSNLDKRASHSNHKQGGRELERTPETVYQSHGNGHASSKQEKRTHMPTRPRKEQSSLVPSSPSAEDVDDDDVPAVLPAREANGRVHKASHANNSFGKDGHQISTRSQSKGDDVNGNSNSLALEQLREENRELKERLKRKEGDTVVAWQGDLEKEREKCKLLETELQEARQKIEDMNKEQDSLIDIFSEERDRRDIEEENLRKKLREASNTIQELLERVRVLEKMKTPNGKSERR; this is encoded by the exons ATGGAGGATGCTCGGGTGAAGCAAGAAATCGTAGAATTTGCGCAAGCTTTGCAGCCAAATCGAAACGACGACGTTTCGAAATCGGTTCCTCTGATTGAACTCAGTAGCAGCGATTCGTCCGATTCCAGCGACTCCTCCGATTCCGACGATAATGACGCAACCGTTTCCGGTCGCAAGAGATTTAGGGTTTCTAGCGGTCTCGAAGGAGTTCTGTCGAAAAAGAAGAAGTTGGATGGATTAGGAATTGTTTTGCCGCTCGGATTTCTTGATCCTCTGCCGCCCGAGGAACCGCCGGCGCTGGTGCCGACGGCGGTGACCTCGCCGACAGCAGTTGCCCAGCGGTCATCTACTGCGAATAGGAATTTGGTTGAGCAAAGCTGCAAGCTATTTTGGAAAGCTGGAGAGTATGAAGGAGCTCCGGGTGGCGATTTCGATTCATCCGCTG GTGGCTTGGATCATGTCAGGGTTCACCCCAAGTTCCTACACTCCAATGCCACCAGTCATAAATGGGCTCTTGGAG CTTTTGCAGAGCTTTTGGACAATTCACTGGATGAg ATCTGCAACGGAGCCACATATGTTAATGTAGATATgcttgaaaataagaaagatggGAACAGAATGTTGCTGATTGAAG ATAATGGAGGTGGGATGGATCCAGAGAAAATGCGACAATGCATGTCTCTTGGGTATTCTGCAAAAAGCAAAATAGCAAACACCATTGGTCAAT atgGAAATGGTTTTAAGACGAGTACCATGAGGCTTGGAGCAGATGTTATTGTGTTCTCACGTTGTTGTGGAAAGGatggaaaaag CCCCACACAGAGCATTGGATTGCTGTCTTACACATTTTTGAGGAGCACAGGGAAGGAAGATATTGTAGTTCCCATG ATTGACTATGAGAAAGGAGGGCGGGAATGGAACAAGATGATAAGATCATCTGCCAGTGATTGGAATAAGAACGTGGAAACAATAATGCAGTGGTCTCCATTTTCAAGTGAATTGGATCTTCTTCGACAG ttcaattttataaaagaacATGGTACACGTATAATCATATACAACCTTTGGGAGGATGACCCTGGGCAGTTGGAGCTTGATTTTGACACTGATCCCAAA GATATTCAAATTAGAGGTGTCAACCGAGATGAGAAGAATATCCAAATGGCAAAACAGTTTCCAAACTCCAGGCACTTTTTGACTTACCGACATTCATTAAGG AGTTATGCATCAATTTTGTATCTTAGACTTCCACCTGGCTTCAGAATTATTCTTCGTGGGAAAGATGTTGAGCACCACAATGTAGTAAATGATATGATGATGACACAGGAGGTTACATACCGACCACAACCTAGTGCTGATGGGGTCCCTAAGGATTTGAAT ATGGTTGCTGTTGTGACTATTGGATTCGTGAAGGATGCAAAGCACCATATTGATGTTCAAGGATTTAATGTCTATCACAAGAATCGACTTATTAAG CCCTTTTGGAGGCTTTGGAATGCTGCAGGAAGTGATGGCCGAGGAGTAATAG GCGTATTGGAGGCTAATTTTGTTGAACCAGCTCATGATAAGCAGGGGTTTGAGCGTACAATAGTTCTTTCAAGGCTTGAGACACGATTGCTACAAATGCAAAAGACATACTG GACCACATATTGTCATAAAATTGGCTATGCTCCTCGGCGTAACaagaaattaatcaatgaatctgCTAGAG AAACATCTCCTGATTATCTTCCCCAAACATCTTCACAACCTAAAAAGAAGGTTGGTGCCTCAAGTGGCAAGACTCCACTTTCAAATTTAGACAAGCGTGCTTCACACTCAAATCATAAGCAGGGAGGGAGAGAATTGGAAAGAACTCCAGAAACAGTTTACCAGAGTCATGGAAATGGACATGCATCCAGTAAGCAGGAAAAGAGAACACATATGCCCACAAGACCTAGAAAAGAGCAAAGTTCTTTGGTGCCATCATCACCTTCTGCAGAGgatgttgatgatgatgatgtgcCAGCTGTTCTACCTGCGAGAGAAGCAAATGGTAGAGTTCATAAGGCATCACATGCTAATAATTCTTTTGGAAAAGACGGGCATCAAATCTCTACACGTTCACAGTCAAAG GGAGATGATGTTAATGGAAACTCCAATTCCCTTGCATTAGAACAGTTGAGAGAAGAAAATCGTGAGCTAAAGGAAAG ATTAAAGAGAAAGGAGGGTGATACAGTAGTTGCCTGGCAGGGTGATttggagaaagaaagagagaagtgTAAATTACTTGAAACCGAG CTCCAGGAGGCAAGACAGAAAATTGAGGACATGAACAAAGAGCAGGACAGTCTAATTGATATATTCTCAGAGGAGAGGGACCGACGAGACATAGAGGAGGAAAACCTGAGAAAGAAATTAAGG GAAGCATCTAATACCATCCAAGAGTTGCTTGAGAGGGTGAGGGTGCTGGAGAAGATGAAGACCCCTAACGGCAAATCAGAACGTCGCTAA
- the LOC117904799 gene encoding protein MICRORCHIDIA 7 isoform X1, translating to MEDARVKQEIVEFAQALQPNRNDDVSKSVPLIELSSSDSSDSSDSSDSDDNDATVSGRKRFRVSSGLEGVLSKKKKLDGLGIVLPLGFLDPLPPEEPPALVPTAVTSPTAVAQRSSTANRNLVEQSCKLFWKAGEYEGAPGGDFDSSAGNSCGLDHVRVHPKFLHSNATSHKWALGAFAELLDNSLDEICNGATYVNVDMLENKKDGNRMLLIEDNGGGMDPEKMRQCMSLGYSAKSKIANTIGQYGNGFKTSTMRLGADVIVFSRCCGKDGKSPTQSIGLLSYTFLRSTGKEDIVVPMIDYEKGGREWNKMIRSSASDWNKNVETIMQWSPFSSELDLLRQFNFIKEHGTRIIIYNLWEDDPGQLELDFDTDPKDIQIRGVNRDEKNIQMAKQFPNSRHFLTYRHSLRSYASILYLRLPPGFRIILRGKDVEHHNVVNDMMMTQEVTYRPQPSADGVPKDLNMVAVVTIGFVKDAKHHIDVQGFNVYHKNRLIKPFWRLWNAAGSDGRGVIGVLEANFVEPAHDKQGFERTIVLSRLETRLLQMQKTYWTTYCHKIGYAPRRNKKLINESARETSPDYLPQTSSQPKKKVGASSGKTPLSNLDKRASHSNHKQGGRELERTPETVYQSHGNGHASSKQEKRTHMPTRPRKEQSSLVPSSPSAEDVDDDDVPAVLPAREANGRVHKASHANNSFGKDGHQISTRSQSKGDDVNGNSNSLALEQLREENRELKERLKRKEGDTVVAWQGDLEKEREKCKLLETELQEARQKIEDMNKEQDSLIDIFSEERDRRDIEEENLRKKLREASNTIQELLERVRVLEKMKTPNGKSERR from the exons ATGGAGGATGCTCGGGTGAAGCAAGAAATCGTAGAATTTGCGCAAGCTTTGCAGCCAAATCGAAACGACGACGTTTCGAAATCGGTTCCTCTGATTGAACTCAGTAGCAGCGATTCGTCCGATTCCAGCGACTCCTCCGATTCCGACGATAATGACGCAACCGTTTCCGGTCGCAAGAGATTTAGGGTTTCTAGCGGTCTCGAAGGAGTTCTGTCGAAAAAGAAGAAGTTGGATGGATTAGGAATTGTTTTGCCGCTCGGATTTCTTGATCCTCTGCCGCCCGAGGAACCGCCGGCGCTGGTGCCGACGGCGGTGACCTCGCCGACAGCAGTTGCCCAGCGGTCATCTACTGCGAATAGGAATTTGGTTGAGCAAAGCTGCAAGCTATTTTGGAAAGCTGGAGAGTATGAAGGAGCTCCGGGTGGCGATTTCGATTCATCCGCTGGTAATTCGT GTGGCTTGGATCATGTCAGGGTTCACCCCAAGTTCCTACACTCCAATGCCACCAGTCATAAATGGGCTCTTGGAG CTTTTGCAGAGCTTTTGGACAATTCACTGGATGAg ATCTGCAACGGAGCCACATATGTTAATGTAGATATgcttgaaaataagaaagatggGAACAGAATGTTGCTGATTGAAG ATAATGGAGGTGGGATGGATCCAGAGAAAATGCGACAATGCATGTCTCTTGGGTATTCTGCAAAAAGCAAAATAGCAAACACCATTGGTCAAT atgGAAATGGTTTTAAGACGAGTACCATGAGGCTTGGAGCAGATGTTATTGTGTTCTCACGTTGTTGTGGAAAGGatggaaaaag CCCCACACAGAGCATTGGATTGCTGTCTTACACATTTTTGAGGAGCACAGGGAAGGAAGATATTGTAGTTCCCATG ATTGACTATGAGAAAGGAGGGCGGGAATGGAACAAGATGATAAGATCATCTGCCAGTGATTGGAATAAGAACGTGGAAACAATAATGCAGTGGTCTCCATTTTCAAGTGAATTGGATCTTCTTCGACAG ttcaattttataaaagaacATGGTACACGTATAATCATATACAACCTTTGGGAGGATGACCCTGGGCAGTTGGAGCTTGATTTTGACACTGATCCCAAA GATATTCAAATTAGAGGTGTCAACCGAGATGAGAAGAATATCCAAATGGCAAAACAGTTTCCAAACTCCAGGCACTTTTTGACTTACCGACATTCATTAAGG AGTTATGCATCAATTTTGTATCTTAGACTTCCACCTGGCTTCAGAATTATTCTTCGTGGGAAAGATGTTGAGCACCACAATGTAGTAAATGATATGATGATGACACAGGAGGTTACATACCGACCACAACCTAGTGCTGATGGGGTCCCTAAGGATTTGAAT ATGGTTGCTGTTGTGACTATTGGATTCGTGAAGGATGCAAAGCACCATATTGATGTTCAAGGATTTAATGTCTATCACAAGAATCGACTTATTAAG CCCTTTTGGAGGCTTTGGAATGCTGCAGGAAGTGATGGCCGAGGAGTAATAG GCGTATTGGAGGCTAATTTTGTTGAACCAGCTCATGATAAGCAGGGGTTTGAGCGTACAATAGTTCTTTCAAGGCTTGAGACACGATTGCTACAAATGCAAAAGACATACTG GACCACATATTGTCATAAAATTGGCTATGCTCCTCGGCGTAACaagaaattaatcaatgaatctgCTAGAG AAACATCTCCTGATTATCTTCCCCAAACATCTTCACAACCTAAAAAGAAGGTTGGTGCCTCAAGTGGCAAGACTCCACTTTCAAATTTAGACAAGCGTGCTTCACACTCAAATCATAAGCAGGGAGGGAGAGAATTGGAAAGAACTCCAGAAACAGTTTACCAGAGTCATGGAAATGGACATGCATCCAGTAAGCAGGAAAAGAGAACACATATGCCCACAAGACCTAGAAAAGAGCAAAGTTCTTTGGTGCCATCATCACCTTCTGCAGAGgatgttgatgatgatgatgtgcCAGCTGTTCTACCTGCGAGAGAAGCAAATGGTAGAGTTCATAAGGCATCACATGCTAATAATTCTTTTGGAAAAGACGGGCATCAAATCTCTACACGTTCACAGTCAAAG GGAGATGATGTTAATGGAAACTCCAATTCCCTTGCATTAGAACAGTTGAGAGAAGAAAATCGTGAGCTAAAGGAAAG ATTAAAGAGAAAGGAGGGTGATACAGTAGTTGCCTGGCAGGGTGATttggagaaagaaagagagaagtgTAAATTACTTGAAACCGAG CTCCAGGAGGCAAGACAGAAAATTGAGGACATGAACAAAGAGCAGGACAGTCTAATTGATATATTCTCAGAGGAGAGGGACCGACGAGACATAGAGGAGGAAAACCTGAGAAAGAAATTAAGG GAAGCATCTAATACCATCCAAGAGTTGCTTGAGAGGGTGAGGGTGCTGGAGAAGATGAAGACCCCTAACGGCAAATCAGAACGTCGCTAA